A region of Halalkaliarchaeum desulfuricum DNA encodes the following proteins:
- the rpsJ gene encoding 30S ribosomal protein S10, translated as MQQARVRLAGTSPEDLDDICKDVREIADSTGVSLAGPIPLPTKTLEVPSRKSPDGEGTATWEHWEMRVHKRLIDIDADERALRQLMRIQVPNDVSIEIVLED; from the coding sequence ATGCAGCAGGCACGCGTCCGCCTCGCGGGTACCAGCCCCGAGGACCTCGACGACATCTGTAAGGACGTCCGCGAGATCGCCGATTCGACCGGCGTCTCGCTGGCGGGCCCGATCCCGCTTCCGACGAAGACGCTGGAGGTTCCGTCGCGAAAGTCCCCGGACGGAGAGGGCACGGCGACCTGGGAGCACTGGGAGATGCGCGTCCACAAGCGTCTCATCGACATCGACGCCGACGAACGCGCGCTCCGCCAGCTCATGCGCATTCAGGTGCCCAACGACGTGAGCATCGAGATCGTCCTGGAAGACTGA